One window of the Thermodesulfomicrobium sp. WS genome contains the following:
- a CDS encoding DUF169 domain-containing protein, with translation MTYTEMQDLLMRELRLYHYPIAVKFFYDQEAVDAFKAAADEYVVPVKPMTFCQWEIAARMKGQVVYSEKEGLGCSNAHYSFGWKPFDEGEVKSHAKYTRDLEQAERFVRSKARMPEGMIGIAVAPLAKADLFGGPDTVHFYCDNMQAYHLAVDYMAAMDAHPLRPAITMNSSACGGNVWTYVNKDFNMLPACSGSYNAGKTERGEINVIIPGEAIGAVCDRLVERIEKLGSSSITRPGDGFPGADVCKNCPLIVFKKA, from the coding sequence ATGACGTATACGGAGATGCAAGACCTGCTCATGCGTGAGCTGCGCTTGTACCACTATCCCATCGCAGTGAAGTTTTTTTATGACCAGGAGGCAGTGGATGCCTTCAAGGCCGCAGCAGACGAGTATGTCGTTCCAGTCAAACCCATGACGTTTTGCCAGTGGGAGATTGCCGCCCGTATGAAAGGGCAGGTGGTGTACTCGGAAAAAGAGGGGCTTGGATGTTCCAATGCCCACTACAGCTTTGGCTGGAAGCCTTTTGACGAAGGTGAGGTGAAAAGCCACGCCAAGTATACGCGGGATTTGGAGCAGGCAGAGCGTTTTGTCCGTTCCAAGGCGCGTATGCCGGAGGGGATGATCGGCATCGCCGTGGCGCCGCTTGCCAAGGCCGATCTTTTCGGTGGCCCGGATACCGTGCACTTCTATTGCGACAACATGCAGGCCTACCATTTGGCGGTGGATTACATGGCCGCCATGGATGCCCACCCCTTGCGTCCGGCGATCACCATGAATTCATCTGCATGTGGCGGCAATGTATGGACTTATGTGAATAAGGACTTCAACATGCTCCCCGCCTGCTCCGGGTCGTACAATGCCGGAAAGACTGAACGGGGCGAGATCAACGTCATTATCCCAGGTGAAGCCATTGGTGCGGTTTGTGATCGTCTGGTGGAGCGTATAGAGAAGCTTGGCAGCAGTTCCATTACCCGGCCTGGCGACGGCTTCCCGGGTGCGGATGTGTGTAAAAACTGTCCTCTCATTGTTTTCAAGAAAGCCTAA
- a CDS encoding ABC transporter ATP-binding protein — translation MSALVEARSLTMRFGGLVAVSEFSAAIAPGAIVGLIGPNGAGKTTCFNMITGFYRPTQGQVLLDGRDITGLPPHAVCAAGIARTFQNIRLFGNGTALENVLVGMYVRQKSFWWQSALFWPPALREEARQQARAMELLEAVGLANVAGEKASSLPYGAQRRLEIARALATEPRFLLLDEPAAGMNPQESQELMEFIRHIRDAFSLTILLIEHDMKVVMGVCEHIYVLDYGVTIAQGPPAAIQSNPKVIEAYLGEEALAYA, via the coding sequence ATGAGCGCCTTGGTGGAAGCGCGCAGCTTGACCATGCGTTTTGGGGGCCTGGTGGCGGTGAGCGAATTTTCCGCGGCCATCGCACCGGGTGCCATCGTAGGACTTATCGGGCCCAATGGGGCAGGCAAGACCACGTGTTTCAACATGATCACCGGGTTTTACCGCCCAACCCAGGGGCAAGTGCTGCTGGACGGCCGAGACATCACCGGGCTTCCTCCCCATGCCGTATGTGCGGCGGGCATTGCCCGGACATTCCAGAATATCCGGCTGTTTGGCAATGGCACGGCTCTGGAGAACGTGTTGGTGGGGATGTATGTACGCCAGAAGAGTTTCTGGTGGCAGTCGGCCCTGTTTTGGCCGCCGGCCCTGCGGGAGGAAGCGCGGCAGCAGGCGCGGGCCATGGAGCTTTTGGAGGCCGTGGGCCTGGCAAATGTTGCGGGAGAAAAGGCCTCCAGTTTGCCGTATGGCGCCCAGCGCCGTTTGGAGATTGCCCGCGCCTTGGCTACAGAGCCGCGGTTTCTGCTCCTCGACGAGCCGGCAGCTGGCATGAATCCGCAGGAATCGCAGGAGCTCATGGAGTTTATTCGCCATATTCGTGATGCGTTCTCCCTCACCATCCTGCTCATCGAGCACGATATGAAGGTGGTGATGGGGGTGTGCGAGCATATCTATGTGCTCGACTACGGCGTCACCATTGCCCAAGGTCCGCCTGCGGCCATCCAATCCAATCCCAAGGTCATTGAGGCCTACCTCGGCGAGGAGGCGCTCGCGTATGCTTAA
- a CDS encoding branched-chain amino acid ABC transporter permease produces MLVGVLAALLACAQRFLDGYSIQILNLVAINILLALSLNLIYGFTGMFSLGHAGFMAIGAYVCAILILSPDQKAMLFLLEPAYPFIENAHAPFVVAVLAGGLAAAAMAVVVGFPLLRLGDDYLGIATLGFAEIVRVLANNLPRITNGALGFKGIPAYANLWWNYGWCLLALVLIVRILRSNTGRCFKAIRDDEVAARAMGVNVFRLKLLSFALGAFFAGVGGGLLASLLTTIDPKMFLFVLTFNVLMIVVMGGLGSVTGSVIAGAAVTIILEWLRFVENPITLGSVTLPGIPGMRMVVFSLLLIAVILFRREGLMGTREISWEGIAAWLRQRRKA; encoded by the coding sequence ATGCTGGTGGGGGTGTTGGCGGCGCTCTTGGCCTGCGCCCAACGCTTTTTGGACGGATACTCCATCCAGATATTGAATCTGGTGGCCATCAATATCTTGCTCGCCCTGTCGCTCAACCTGATTTACGGCTTTACCGGGATGTTTAGCCTGGGGCATGCAGGGTTTATGGCCATTGGCGCCTATGTGTGCGCCATTTTGATCCTGTCTCCGGATCAAAAGGCCATGCTCTTTTTACTGGAGCCCGCGTATCCGTTCATCGAGAACGCCCACGCGCCCTTCGTGGTGGCGGTCTTGGCCGGCGGCTTGGCCGCAGCCGCCATGGCGGTGGTGGTGGGGTTTCCGCTCCTGCGCCTCGGCGACGACTATCTCGGCATCGCCACCCTGGGATTTGCCGAGATCGTGCGCGTGCTGGCCAACAACTTGCCGCGGATCACCAATGGCGCCCTGGGATTCAAAGGTATTCCGGCCTACGCCAACCTGTGGTGGAACTATGGGTGGTGCTTGCTCGCACTGGTGCTCATCGTGCGGATTCTGCGCAGCAACACGGGGCGGTGCTTCAAGGCCATCCGTGATGACGAAGTGGCGGCCCGAGCCATGGGGGTGAACGTCTTTCGCCTCAAGCTGCTCTCCTTCGCTCTGGGCGCTTTTTTCGCCGGCGTGGGTGGAGGCCTTTTGGCCAGCTTGCTTACGACGATCGATCCTAAGATGTTCCTCTTTGTGCTCACCTTCAACGTGCTCATGATCGTGGTCATGGGTGGTTTGGGCTCGGTGACGGGGTCGGTCATTGCCGGAGCAGCAGTGACCATCATTTTGGAGTGGTTGCGCTTCGTGGAAAATCCCATCACCTTGGGATCCGTGACCCTGCCGGGGATCCCGGGCATGCGCATGGTGGTGTTTTCGCTCCTTCTCATTGCGGTCATTTTGTTCCGTCGGGAGGGGCTGATGGGGACGCGGGAGATTTCCTGGGAAGGGATCGCCGCGTGGCTTCGGCAAAGGAGGAAGGCATGA
- a CDS encoding ABC transporter ATP-binding protein has translation MLKVTNLHVSYGGIHALQGISLEAPAGKIVTLIGANGAGKSSTLRAIAGLIKSKTGSITYEGEELTTLDPAAIVRRGIALSPEGRRIFPHLSVRENLLLGAYSRSDSAGIARDMEWVFDLFPRLRERSEQKGGTLSGGEQQMLAVGRALMSRPQVLMLDEPSLGLAPLLVKDVFSIIERINAEGRTVLLVEQNAFAALKIAHYAYVLETGRITLHGTGEELLADQRVIQAYLGG, from the coding sequence ATGCTTAAAGTCACGAACCTTCACGTTTCCTATGGAGGCATTCACGCCCTTCAGGGGATTTCCCTCGAGGCCCCTGCCGGTAAGATCGTCACCCTCATCGGGGCCAACGGCGCGGGGAAAAGCAGCACGCTGCGGGCCATTGCCGGGCTGATCAAGTCCAAGACCGGCTCCATCACCTATGAGGGCGAGGAGCTGACCACCTTGGATCCGGCCGCCATCGTGCGTCGAGGTATTGCCCTGTCCCCGGAGGGGCGGCGCATCTTTCCCCACCTTTCGGTGCGCGAAAATCTGCTCTTGGGGGCCTATAGCCGTTCCGACAGTGCTGGTATTGCCCGGGACATGGAATGGGTCTTCGACCTCTTCCCGCGGCTTCGGGAGCGCAGCGAGCAAAAAGGAGGCACCCTTTCCGGGGGCGAGCAGCAGATGTTGGCGGTGGGCCGCGCCCTCATGAGCCGGCCGCAGGTGCTCATGCTCGATGAGCCGAGCCTGGGTCTTGCTCCACTTTTAGTCAAAGACGTGTTCTCCATCATTGAGCGCATCAACGCCGAAGGCCGCACCGTGCTCTTGGTGGAACAAAACGCCTTTGCCGCTCTGAAAATCGCTCATTATGCCTACGTCCTGGAGACCGGACGCATTACCCTCCATGGTACTGGAGAAGAGCTTTTGGCCGATCAGCGCGTCATTCAGGCGTATTTGGGAGGATAG
- a CDS encoding sulfite exporter TauE/SafE family protein: MRRLWLLGVLSVILMIGAGQVWAQQDNATPPSAQVKAEPAAPSAPAAPAAPAAGGSKLERAIKTAPVGTEPGQIDPNKAPGFLGIPGAPQVNPILALLWAVWVGWIFSTVGAFGGVMAGVGHMSVFGLGGYAKTFKGTAPELNKAITDSIRGSNQFLVGLSALISSFNYWKMGRLVMPLALALGVGSLLGAWGSVTLTAGKVSFSQYQGWFGLFVLVLGCYLFWETSPAGQASKKKAKEAAQAFERAVKEKGAGCEIDTKVKIVSASLTQVQFTFCGVEFTFNPLLPIVGGFAISAVAAFLGVGGGFLLVPFLTSITQLPMYLAAGTSALAVLISMITSIATLISKGTPMDWVLIGTELVGIAIGSVIGPRTSKYFSDIWLKRLFIVLALYVGVDYVLRGFFNYRLFG, encoded by the coding sequence ATGCGTCGATTGTGGTTGCTTGGAGTTTTGAGTGTCATTCTGATGATCGGTGCGGGGCAGGTCTGGGCCCAGCAAGACAACGCGACTCCACCGTCAGCGCAAGTCAAGGCCGAACCTGCCGCTCCATCCGCCCCGGCTGCTCCCGCTGCCCCGGCGGCAGGGGGAAGCAAATTGGAGCGCGCCATCAAAACGGCACCGGTGGGCACGGAGCCTGGGCAGATTGATCCTAATAAGGCCCCAGGATTTTTGGGGATCCCGGGTGCGCCGCAGGTGAACCCCATTCTTGCCTTGCTATGGGCCGTCTGGGTGGGCTGGATCTTTTCCACCGTGGGCGCCTTTGGCGGCGTCATGGCAGGTGTGGGCCATATGTCGGTATTTGGCCTGGGCGGATATGCCAAGACGTTTAAAGGCACCGCACCGGAACTCAACAAGGCGATCACTGACTCTATTCGTGGCTCCAACCAGTTTTTGGTAGGACTTTCGGCACTGATTTCCAGCTTCAATTATTGGAAGATGGGGCGGTTGGTCATGCCCTTGGCCCTTGCCTTGGGTGTCGGCTCGCTCCTTGGAGCCTGGGGATCGGTGACCCTGACGGCGGGAAAGGTCAGCTTCTCGCAGTATCAGGGCTGGTTTGGTCTTTTTGTGCTGGTCTTGGGGTGCTATCTTTTCTGGGAGACATCTCCCGCTGGGCAGGCCAGTAAGAAGAAGGCCAAGGAAGCGGCTCAAGCCTTTGAGCGGGCTGTGAAGGAAAAGGGCGCTGGCTGTGAGATCGACACCAAGGTGAAGATCGTGAGCGCCAGTCTGACGCAAGTGCAATTTACCTTCTGTGGTGTGGAGTTTACCTTCAACCCGCTGCTTCCCATTGTCGGGGGCTTTGCCATCTCCGCAGTGGCCGCTTTCCTCGGCGTTGGTGGTGGCTTTCTTTTGGTGCCGTTTTTGACCAGTATTACCCAGCTGCCCATGTATTTGGCTGCCGGTACTTCGGCCCTGGCGGTGCTCATCAGCATGATCACCAGTATCGCCACGCTGATTTCCAAGGGGACGCCCATGGATTGGGTGCTCATCGGCACGGAATTGGTCGGTATCGCCATCGGCTCGGTGATTGGACCGCGCACGTCCAAGTATTTCTCGGACATTTGGCTCAAGCGTCTTTTCATCGTTCTTGCCCTGTATGTGGGTGTGGATTACGTGTTGCGCGGCTTCTTCAACTACAGACTGTTCGGCTAA
- a CDS encoding ABC transporter substrate-binding protein, translating into MKRCFLLAVVLAVFGMTAPGLAADTVRIGVYLPLTGQNAFGGQLELEGVQMAHEELGEVLGKKVELFVVDNKSDKVEAANAVKRLIEKEQVQAIIGTYGSSLAMAGGEVAEKAGVPQVGTSCTNPLVTQGKKHIFRVCFIDPFQGAGAATYAFKDLGLKKAALLVDVANDYSVGLASFFKRSFAKLGGEVVAALNYQSGDQDFTAQLQQIMAKKPDVLFIPSYFAEGAIIMKQAKELGATFKIMGGDAMDNPEIVTIGGAAVEGFMHTTFPYDPSMPDMNPVAQKFTQNWKKKHPDKDPNVNAALGYDAYMIIIDAIKRAGSAEPAKISAALADTKGFVGVTGVTTINETHDAEKPVGIVVIKNGKKTYVGSIQPEL; encoded by the coding sequence ATGAAACGCTGTTTTCTGCTGGCTGTGGTCCTTGCCGTATTTGGCATGACAGCTCCGGGTTTGGCCGCGGACACGGTGCGCATCGGTGTGTACCTGCCGCTCACTGGCCAGAACGCCTTTGGTGGGCAGCTGGAGCTCGAAGGGGTGCAGATGGCCCATGAGGAATTGGGCGAGGTGCTCGGCAAGAAGGTGGAGCTCTTCGTGGTCGACAACAAGTCCGACAAGGTGGAAGCCGCCAATGCGGTCAAGCGCCTCATTGAGAAGGAGCAGGTCCAGGCCATCATCGGCACGTACGGCTCCTCTTTGGCCATGGCCGGCGGCGAGGTGGCGGAGAAGGCCGGTGTCCCTCAGGTGGGCACGAGCTGCACCAATCCTTTGGTGACCCAGGGCAAGAAGCATATCTTCCGCGTGTGCTTTATCGATCCCTTCCAGGGCGCAGGCGCGGCGACCTATGCCTTCAAGGATTTGGGGCTCAAGAAGGCGGCATTGCTGGTGGACGTGGCCAACGACTATTCCGTGGGCCTGGCCAGCTTCTTCAAGCGCTCCTTTGCGAAACTGGGCGGCGAGGTGGTGGCTGCGCTCAACTATCAGTCCGGTGACCAGGACTTCACGGCCCAGCTGCAACAGATCATGGCCAAGAAGCCGGATGTGCTGTTCATTCCTTCGTACTTTGCCGAGGGCGCCATCATCATGAAGCAGGCCAAGGAGCTGGGCGCCACCTTCAAGATCATGGGCGGCGACGCCATGGATAATCCCGAGATCGTCACCATCGGCGGTGCGGCGGTGGAAGGGTTCATGCACACGACCTTCCCGTATGATCCCTCCATGCCGGATATGAACCCCGTGGCCCAGAAGTTCACGCAAAATTGGAAAAAGAAGCATCCGGACAAGGACCCCAATGTCAACGCGGCCTTGGGCTATGATGCGTACATGATCATCATCGACGCCATCAAGCGCGCCGGTTCCGCAGAACCTGCCAAGATCAGCGCAGCCTTGGCCGACACCAAGGGATTTGTGGGGGTCACCGGAGTGACCACCATCAATGAGACCCATGACGCGGAAAAACCTGTGGGCATCGTGGTCATCAAGAACGGCAAGAAGACGTACGTGGGCAGCATCCAGCCAGAACTGTAA
- a CDS encoding branched-chain amino acid ABC transporter permease, which translates to MTIEIFLQHLLNGLTLGSLYALIAIGYTMVYGILRLINFAHSEIFMLGAYCVFWGVTLLHLPWPLALVAAVAAVALVGVLVDRVAYRPLRDAPRISALISAIGVSFFLQNVAIVLFKAIPREVYRPEWLENPMIMGGVRVLPLTLFVPVLSLLLMLGLMYIVYHTKPGLGMRAISKDIETSALMGVPVNSIIALTFGLGSALAAASGIMWALRYPQLQPIMGVIPGFKAFIAAVFGGIGSIPGAVIGGLVLGFLEILIVAFFPDLAGYRDAFAFVLLIVVLLVKPTGLLGARPEEKV; encoded by the coding sequence ATGACGATTGAAATTTTTCTCCAACACCTGCTCAATGGTCTCACTCTGGGGAGCCTCTACGCCCTCATCGCCATCGGCTACACCATGGTCTATGGCATCCTGCGCCTCATCAACTTCGCGCACAGCGAAATTTTTATGTTGGGCGCGTATTGTGTTTTTTGGGGAGTGACTCTGTTGCATCTGCCATGGCCCCTTGCGCTGGTGGCTGCGGTGGCTGCGGTGGCGTTGGTGGGTGTTCTGGTGGACCGGGTGGCGTATCGGCCCTTGCGTGATGCCCCGCGCATCTCGGCATTGATCAGCGCCATCGGCGTCTCCTTTTTTCTGCAGAATGTGGCCATTGTGCTTTTCAAGGCCATCCCGCGCGAAGTGTATCGCCCTGAGTGGCTGGAAAACCCCATGATCATGGGTGGGGTGCGCGTGTTGCCCCTTACGCTCTTCGTACCGGTGCTTTCCCTGCTCCTCATGCTTGGTCTCATGTACATCGTGTACCACACCAAACCGGGTTTGGGCATGCGGGCCATCAGTAAGGACATCGAAACCAGCGCCCTGATGGGCGTGCCGGTGAACTCCATCATTGCCCTCACCTTTGGGCTGGGCTCCGCCCTGGCGGCGGCCAGCGGCATCATGTGGGCGTTGCGCTATCCGCAACTGCAGCCCATCATGGGTGTCATCCCTGGGTTCAAGGCCTTTATCGCGGCGGTGTTTGGCGGCATCGGCTCCATTCCCGGGGCCGTCATCGGCGGACTCGTGCTCGGATTTTTGGAGATCCTCATCGTGGCCTTTTTTCCGGATTTGGCCGGCTACCGGGACGCCTTCGCCTTTGTGCTCCTGATCGTCGTTTTGCTCGTGAAGCCTACGGGCCTTTTGGGCGCACGTCCCGAGGAGAAAGTATGA
- a CDS encoding OmpA family protein: MRLKLFGVFLMALVLAVPAWGADYVRKVDNFLILLDTSGSMYDSFQKGPQSKVGHAAALLARMNKEIPELGYLGGLYTAAPFRELQVLSPFAQKTYGEAVAKVPVQCKSLQCAWPTPLGVGLAALEPAIKSVSGRTAVIILSDGMENQGPATLPIAKMLAEKYGVCFHVISYADKASGQALLDAIAKLKDCSVSAKAAQLDDPAALSTFVRKVFYDMVSDGDDDGDGVLNSKDKCPGTPKDLAVDVDGCPIPLTVTLHVFFDFDKWDIKPQYHKDLANFANFMKQYPGVKVEIDGHTDSIGSDEYNQKLSQRRAESVRMYLVQKLGMNPSLLTAVGFGESKPIASNDTEEGRAKNRRIEAVLDGVYKKR, from the coding sequence ATGCGTTTGAAATTGTTTGGTGTTTTTTTGATGGCCCTTGTCCTGGCCGTCCCGGCGTGGGGTGCCGATTACGTGCGTAAGGTGGATAATTTTTTGATTCTTTTGGATACTTCGGGATCGATGTACGATAGCTTCCAGAAAGGCCCACAGAGCAAAGTGGGGCACGCTGCGGCGCTTTTGGCGCGCATGAATAAAGAGATCCCGGAGCTGGGCTACCTTGGTGGCCTGTACACGGCGGCTCCTTTCCGCGAACTTCAGGTGCTTTCTCCCTTTGCTCAGAAGACCTATGGCGAGGCCGTGGCCAAGGTGCCGGTGCAGTGCAAGAGTCTGCAGTGCGCATGGCCGACTCCCTTGGGCGTTGGCTTGGCGGCCCTGGAGCCAGCCATCAAGAGCGTCTCTGGCCGTACTGCGGTGATCATCCTTTCCGACGGCATGGAAAACCAGGGGCCGGCGACGCTGCCCATTGCCAAGATGCTGGCGGAAAAATACGGCGTGTGCTTCCATGTGATCAGCTATGCGGACAAGGCCTCGGGGCAGGCGCTGTTGGATGCCATTGCCAAGCTCAAGGATTGCTCGGTGAGCGCGAAGGCCGCACAGCTGGATGATCCTGCCGCCCTTTCCACCTTTGTGCGCAAGGTCTTTTACGATATGGTGAGCGATGGCGACGACGATGGCGACGGCGTGCTCAATTCCAAGGATAAATGCCCAGGCACCCCCAAGGACTTGGCAGTGGATGTCGATGGCTGTCCCATCCCGCTCACGGTGACGCTGCATGTGTTCTTCGACTTCGACAAATGGGATATCAAGCCGCAGTACCACAAGGACTTGGCGAATTTTGCCAATTTCATGAAGCAGTACCCTGGGGTGAAGGTGGAGATCGATGGTCATACCGACTCCATTGGTTCTGATGAGTACAACCAAAAACTCTCCCAGCGTCGCGCTGAGTCGGTGCGGATGTATCTGGTGCAGAAGCTGGGGATGAATCCCTCCCTGCTGACTGCCGTGGGTTTTGGCGAGTCCAAGCCCATTGCCAGCAACGACACCGAAGAAGGCCGGGCCAAGAACCGTCGCATCGAGGCGGTGCTGGATGGGGTGTACAAAAAGCGCTAA